The following are encoded together in the Chaetodon auriga isolate fChaAug3 chromosome 6, fChaAug3.hap1, whole genome shotgun sequence genome:
- the LOC143321795 gene encoding uncharacterized protein LOC143321795 — MWDTKSRLTAQLSERMSALEREKEAAELAQFEKSRQRGELHEKVLQLEKDLLQMRSTLDRGSNDQPTERSPGSLARTLPVSQEDFNRQERQKVDTELCKVREALRDAEAKAKTQEEERNQALQKLQASTETQRALLNQIEEMNQRHSHTRQNHSEVQEQLSEANNKISQACLEKAIMSTQVLKLEDDIKELKAKLTGPLPDKDHLIQEEADVQQRAQVLELQPKSNQQHSESCEVFAVQSDTESHNDKQDQETVLMALRELNEKLTCELDVIKQKLNTSQSQLEEITAERIIAAKQITDLEAQCCQLIREQEELCKINDGRQEELTEMKEKCCQLRESLQVLELEKLKLQDRCLCLEAEVFEKEEKLHLQEEEYWKQDAARVQNTEELKAVVRHWTEKWQTVALTLQSTQEELEELKKNSRKELKAEAGHVAKETEKLKKEGQRDKDDSENPQQHKANMTTELTRAKKESDSLLKAELDACKQELELERSRSQVLLHKYKDKGGEASVHTQDKERVTDLSQSSSDSHSSHNKPPQMCSQSREVQRLTQKLAETEKELREKKEALKSLERQREMEMNEAQLKISALELKTSEESQDERGQANASLRAELDESRRRANQLLQEKTLAVQKLQTLRQLYLVKDEKSSAEGRKDKTVCPINLEAEQQRRMVTEQLKSLFKEREGKDAGKADSRSAALQTGASSLQERTPTSKVMRSAVDRRSWQQHSGLMPVFEEDEESSDWPGGEEGKPAEEVHAEMSSMSTEISNLKTKNATPQQATLKRRQPAQDKSLTVEVPNLSLCSDEIDLQQKRPPSLYPDGIFLAEIVNICSPDEDEEEGEVK, encoded by the exons ATGTGGGACACCAAATCTCGCCTTACAGCCCAG ctgtcagaaagGATGAGCGCTCTTGAGCGGGAGAAGGAGGCAGCTGAATTAGCCCAGTTTGAAAAGAGCCGGCAACGTGGAGAGCTTCATGAGAA GGTCCTACAGCTGGAGAAGGACCTGTTGCAAATGAGGTCTACTTTGGACCGAGGAAGCAATGATCAACCGACCGAAAGAAGTCCTGGCTCACTTGCCAGAACATTACCAGTGAGTCAAGAAGACTTTAACAGACAG GAGAGGCAGAAGGTTGACACAGAGCTGTGTAAGGTGAGAGAGGCTCTGAGAGATGCTGAGGCGAAGGCAaagacacaagaagaagaacgaAACCAGGCGCTCCAGAAACTCCAGGCTTCTACAGAG ACACAGAGGGCGCTGTTGAATCAAATAGAGGAGATGAACCAGAGACATAGCCACACAAGACAGAATCACTCTGAAGTGCAAGAACAGCTGAGTGAAGCTAACAACAAGATCAGCCAAGCATGCCTG GAAAAAGCCATCATGTCAACTCAAGTGCTAAAGCTGGAGGATGATATAAAAGAACTGAAGGCCAAACTGACGGGGCCTCTGCCGGACAAAGATCACCTGATCCAG GAGGAAGCAGATGTGCAGCAGAGGGCTCAGGTCCTGGAGCTGCAGCCGAAGAGTAACCAACAACATTCAGAGTCTTGTGAGGTCTTTGCCGTTCAGAGCGACACAGAGTCACATAATGACAAACAGGATCAGGAAACTGTTCTGATGGCTCTCAGAGAG CTAAATGAGAAGCTGACATGTGAGCTTGACGTGATTAAGCAGAAACTGAACACATCACAGTCTCAGCTAGAAGAGATAACAGCAGAGCGGATCATCGCTGCCAAACAGATCACAGACCTGGAGGCACAATGctgtcagctgatcagagaACAAGAAGAACTGTGTAAAATTAATGACGGTCGACAGGAGGAGCTaacagagatgaaagaaaaatgctgccaGCTCAG GGAATCTTTGCAAGTTTTGGAAttagaaaaactgaaactgcAGGACCGGTGCCTGTGCTtggaggctgaggtctttgagaaggaggagaagctccacctgcaggaggaagagtaTTGGAAACAAGACGCAGCGAGAGTCCAGAACACAGAGGAACTAAAAGCTGTGGTCAGACACTGGACTGAGAAGTGGCAAACGGTGGCTTTGACCCTGCAGTCCACACAAGAGGAGCTCGAGGAGTTGAAAAAGAACTCCAGAAAGGAA CTCAAAGCAGAAGCCGGTCATGTGGCAAAGGAGACTGAAAAACTCAAGAAAGAGGGCCAGAGAGACAA AGACGACAGTGAGAATCCACAGCAGCATAAAGCTAATATGACGACAGAGCTGACCAGAGCCAAG AAGGAATCTGACTCACTGCTAAAGGCTGAGCTTGATGCGTGCAAACaagagctggagctggagaggagcaggagtCAGGTGCTGCTTCACAAATATAAAGATAAAG GTGGCGAAGCCTCAGTACACACTCaggacaaagagagagtgacaga CTTATCACAATCCTCTTCAGACTCCCACAGCAGCCACAACAAACCCCCTCAG ATGTGCTCGCAAAGCCGTGAGGTTCAAAGGCTGACGCAAAAACTGGCTGAAACAGAGAAGGAACTGAGAGAAAA GAAAGAAGCTTTGAAAAGTctagaaaggcagagagagatggaaatgaaTGAGGCCCAACTCAAGATTTCTGCTCTAGAGCTCAAG ACCTCTGAAGAGAGCCAAGATGAACGAGGTCAAGCAAATGCCTCACTGAGGGCTGAGCTAGACG agagcaggaggagagcgaaccagctgctgcaggagaaaacaCTGGCTGTCCAGAAGCTCCAAACACTGAGGCAGCTTTACCTG GTTAAAGATGAGAAATCATCTGCTGAAGGCCGGAAAGATAAAACTGTGTGTCCAATTAATCTcgaggcagagcagcagaggaggatggtCACCGAGCAG TTAAAGAGTCTGTTTAAGGAACGGGAAGGAAAAGATGCAGgaaaggctgacagcagatcagcagcACTTCAGACCGGAGCCTCCTCGCTACAAGAGCGGACCCCCACATCTAAAGTTATGAGG AGTGcagtggacaggaggagctggcAGCAGCACTCAGGTTTGATGCCAGTGtttgaagaggatgaggagagcagTGACTggccaggaggagaggaaggaaagccAGCAGAGGAGGTTCATGCTGAG ATGTCGTCAATGAGCACAGAAATAAGCAATCTGAAGACAAAAAATGCGACTCCGCAGCAAG CCACACTAAAGCGCAGGCAGCCAGCACAGGACAAGTCTTTGACTGTCGAAGTGCCAAacctgtctctctgttcagATGAGATTGACCTGCAGCAGAAGAGGCCACCCTCCCTCTATCCTGATGGGATATTCCTGGCTGAGATTGTAAATATCTGTAGccctgatgaagatgaagaggagggagaggtcaAATGA
- the syt18b gene encoding uncharacterized protein syt18b isoform X1, which translates to MPYHDEEYPGQPLWQSVLLFCCKGMIEGIMVILFFWLLVQVLFTKQLEVHLQILLLVGLIVFCLCLVLGCILCWRNSQICPVKDKDPVTSAPAPAEPVTFAQTPPPSAAATASRQQYEELDGDILEYPSTFTSPAPSEGEFTSAPFSIQATAACEQKEQPKSYFSLRRLSTPPLTSPLYKPIDPSHTSLPSFPKLALLSKTCKALQRRCTVTGGSISYNEHSRLTSPSAVCPFMPEEPIPLAPLSYGSGASCQQPISPKPCLHFTMAFSPEQQTLAVTVLSLDGTPHRLDDVSALGSLPPLYPCPIKASAQSSLSPETHSLVLLLKVSSVKELQRCVLRIAVYTREPPSLRGTALGELEAECGGRDWGAEHLFHFKKELHLNKWKLNKGLTSQDAATCEGLSCPPQIFISLQYHTLAHRIKATVLRADNLDSLLHTMAAAEYQVVISLHHEGVVISSRETKGGSCAVWNASFLFDLPPGDISQLPLMLEFIITQVKIAVGDHNDRIKWIYLYCSYPVISIFLLLMWQNQVLSAGKVLGRIRIGAEAADAGRAHWRDMCNLQVEQTRWHTVQPEPV; encoded by the exons ATGCCTTACCATGATGAGGAGTATCCAGGCCAGCCTCTGTggcagtctgtgctgctcttctgCTGTAAGGGTATGATCGAGGGCATCATGGTCATACTCTTCTTCTGGCTTCTGGTCCAGGTCCTTTTCACCAAACAACTGGAAG TTCACCTCCAAATTCTCCTGTTGGTTGGACTGATagttttttgtctgtgtttggtcCTGGGATGTATTCTGTGCTGGAGGAACAGTCAGATTTGTCCAGTGAAAGACAAAGATCCTGTGACGTCagcaccagctcctgctgaacCTGTGACCTTTGCCCAGACCCCGCCTCCCTCAGCAGCCGCAACAGCATCCAGGCAGCAGTACGAGGAGCTGGATGGAGATATACTCGAGTACCCCTCCACTTTCACCAGCCCTGCCCCGTCGGAGGGTGAATTTACCTCTGCGCCATTCTCTATTCAAGCTACAGCTGCCTGTGAGCAGAAGGAGCAGCCAAAGTCTTATTTTTCCCTGCGCCGCCTCAGCACACCACCACTAACATCACCCCTCTATAAACCCATAGATCCCAGTCATACTTCCCTGCCTTCTTTTCCCAAATTGGCATTATTGTCCAAAACATGTAAGGCTCTGCAGAGGCGCTGCACAGTGACTGGGGGTAGTATATCTTACAATGAACACAGCAGGCTCACCAGCCCCAGTGCTGTGTGTCCTTTTATGCCTGAAGAACCAATCCCGCTGGCTCCACTGAGCTATGGCTCCGGTGCCAGCTGCCAACAGCCAATATCACCAAAACCATGCCTCCATTTCACTATGGCCTTTTCTCCAGAGCAGCAAACCTTGGCAGTCACTGTCCTCAGCCTTGATGGGACGCCCCACAGGCTGGATGATGTGTCTGCACTGGGCAGCCTGCCGCCTCTGTACCCCTGCCCCATAAAAGCCTCTGCCCAGAGCAGCCTCAGCCCCGAGACCCACAGCCTGGTGCTACTTTTGAAGGTGAGCTCTGTGAAGGAGCTCCAAAGGTGCGTACTGAGAATAGCCGTATACACACGGGAACCTCCCAGCCTGAGAGGCACCGCACTGGGTGAGCTGGAGGCCGAATGTGGAGGAAGAGACTGGGGAGCAGAGCATCTGTTTCACTTCAAGAAAGAGCTTCACCTGAACAAGTGGAAACTGAACAAG GGTCTGACCTCACAGGATGCTGCGACGTGTGAAGGGCTTAGCTGTCCTCCACAGATCTTCATTTCGCTTCAGTATCACACTCTGGCCCACCGCATCAAAGCCACAGTCCTCAGAGCAGATAACCTAGACAGCCTGCTGCACACCATGGCAGCAGCAG aataccaggtggtgatcagtcTGCATCATGAGGGAGTTGtgatcagcagcagagaaactAAAGGCGGGTCCTGCGCAGTGTGGAACGCTTCCTTCCTGTTTGACCTGCCTCCAGGAGACATCAGTCAGCTGCCCCTCATGCTCGAGTTCATAATCACGCAGGTAAAGATTGCCGTGGGAGATCACAATGACAGaataaaatggatttatttGTATTGCAGCTATCCTGTGATTTCTATATTCCTCCTCCTTATGTGGCAGAATCAGGTCCTCTCAGCAGGTAAAGTTCTGGGCCGAATCCGAATCGgtgcagaggctgcagatgcAGGACGGGCTCACTGGAGGGACATGTGcaacctgcaggtggagcagacaCGCTGGCACACTGTACAACCAGAGCCTGTGTAG
- the syt18b gene encoding uncharacterized protein syt18b isoform X2, whose product MPYHDEEYPGQPLWQSVLLFCCKGMIEGIMVILFFWLLVQVLFTKQLEVHLQILLLVGLIVFCLCLVLGCILCWRNSQICPVKDKDPVTSAPAPAEPVTFAQTPPPSAAATASRQQYEELDGDILEYPSTFTSPAPSEGEFTSAPFSIQATAACEQKEQPKSYFSLRRLSTPPLTSPLYKPIDPSHTSLPSFPKLALLSKTCKALQRRCTVTGGSISYNEHSRLTSPSAVCPFMPEEPIPLAPLSYGSGASCQQPISPKPCLHFTMAFSPEQQTLAVTVLSLDGTPHRLDDVSALGSLPPLYPCPIKASAQSSLSPETHSLVLLLKVSSVKELQRCVLRIAVYTREPPSLRGTALGELEAECGGRDWGAEHLFHFKKELHLNKWKLNKGLTSQDAATCEGLSCPPQIFISLQYHTLAHRIKATVLRADNLDSLLHTMAAAEYQVVISLHHEGVVISSRETKGGSCAVWNASFLFDLPPGDISQLPLMLEFIITQNQVLSAGKVLGRIRIGAEAADAGRAHWRDMCNLQVEQTRWHTVQPEPV is encoded by the exons ATGCCTTACCATGATGAGGAGTATCCAGGCCAGCCTCTGTggcagtctgtgctgctcttctgCTGTAAGGGTATGATCGAGGGCATCATGGTCATACTCTTCTTCTGGCTTCTGGTCCAGGTCCTTTTCACCAAACAACTGGAAG TTCACCTCCAAATTCTCCTGTTGGTTGGACTGATagttttttgtctgtgtttggtcCTGGGATGTATTCTGTGCTGGAGGAACAGTCAGATTTGTCCAGTGAAAGACAAAGATCCTGTGACGTCagcaccagctcctgctgaacCTGTGACCTTTGCCCAGACCCCGCCTCCCTCAGCAGCCGCAACAGCATCCAGGCAGCAGTACGAGGAGCTGGATGGAGATATACTCGAGTACCCCTCCACTTTCACCAGCCCTGCCCCGTCGGAGGGTGAATTTACCTCTGCGCCATTCTCTATTCAAGCTACAGCTGCCTGTGAGCAGAAGGAGCAGCCAAAGTCTTATTTTTCCCTGCGCCGCCTCAGCACACCACCACTAACATCACCCCTCTATAAACCCATAGATCCCAGTCATACTTCCCTGCCTTCTTTTCCCAAATTGGCATTATTGTCCAAAACATGTAAGGCTCTGCAGAGGCGCTGCACAGTGACTGGGGGTAGTATATCTTACAATGAACACAGCAGGCTCACCAGCCCCAGTGCTGTGTGTCCTTTTATGCCTGAAGAACCAATCCCGCTGGCTCCACTGAGCTATGGCTCCGGTGCCAGCTGCCAACAGCCAATATCACCAAAACCATGCCTCCATTTCACTATGGCCTTTTCTCCAGAGCAGCAAACCTTGGCAGTCACTGTCCTCAGCCTTGATGGGACGCCCCACAGGCTGGATGATGTGTCTGCACTGGGCAGCCTGCCGCCTCTGTACCCCTGCCCCATAAAAGCCTCTGCCCAGAGCAGCCTCAGCCCCGAGACCCACAGCCTGGTGCTACTTTTGAAGGTGAGCTCTGTGAAGGAGCTCCAAAGGTGCGTACTGAGAATAGCCGTATACACACGGGAACCTCCCAGCCTGAGAGGCACCGCACTGGGTGAGCTGGAGGCCGAATGTGGAGGAAGAGACTGGGGAGCAGAGCATCTGTTTCACTTCAAGAAAGAGCTTCACCTGAACAAGTGGAAACTGAACAAG GGTCTGACCTCACAGGATGCTGCGACGTGTGAAGGGCTTAGCTGTCCTCCACAGATCTTCATTTCGCTTCAGTATCACACTCTGGCCCACCGCATCAAAGCCACAGTCCTCAGAGCAGATAACCTAGACAGCCTGCTGCACACCATGGCAGCAGCAG aataccaggtggtgatcagtcTGCATCATGAGGGAGTTGtgatcagcagcagagaaactAAAGGCGGGTCCTGCGCAGTGTGGAACGCTTCCTTCCTGTTTGACCTGCCTCCAGGAGACATCAGTCAGCTGCCCCTCATGCTCGAGTTCATAATCACGCAG AATCAGGTCCTCTCAGCAGGTAAAGTTCTGGGCCGAATCCGAATCGgtgcagaggctgcagatgcAGGACGGGCTCACTGGAGGGACATGTGcaacctgcaggtggagcagacaCGCTGGCACACTGTACAACCAGAGCCTGTGTAG
- the LOC143321796 gene encoding AT-rich interactive domain-containing protein 3A-like — protein MDYSKAQMSSLPEEGSSAGCPQLSPAGVKLEAVMEQLQRQQEAKLEMNLQEKHLLQAQLLFAQHAAAARASGSRLESALFGRADGQTYQAAQQALNSHLRKMDPNEEEQEMVESEEHDEVEEDDEEDEEEDEEENELHLQMKKPRLLQAAGFPFPPYSTSLSPAVKQSESSPSAVKQEHEEKELLSPAGQQGFTSPNGLTDWGYDEPFKQRGGATWAEENDGGKIRGEPSRDFAKLYELDNDPQRKEFLDDLFVFMQKRGTPVNRIPIMAKQVLDLYRLYKLVTEKGGLVEVINKKIWREITKGLNLPTSITSAAFTLRTQYMKYLYPFECEKKGLSSPGQLQAAINSNRREGRRPSYTNSLYRYSPSPSSAPHGPLSSSTMQTTPTQHNGLNTSASPNLKRKTDEMSSPVLPSRLPMALALGQQQQQQLAQAATLEHLRERLERGAGGAAADGPEKKMMQLAEEQQRVMQQALQQNLLAIASHLNPMNLKLNSGHESKQDLSLSISTNGAASISVSVEVNGTIYSGMLFAQKSAAPVASQAATLAGTSGFSALSASHSPSSSSSTSSKGPN, from the exons tcaagCTTACCCGAGGAGGGCAGCTCAGCCGGGTGTCCGCAGTTGAGCCCTGCTGGGGTCAAGCTGGAGGCGGtgatggagcagctgcagaggcaaCAAGAGGCCAAACTGGAGATGaacctgcaggagaaacatCTTCTTCAAGCTCAGCTCCTGTTTGCTCAACACGCTGCAGCGGCGAGAGCCTCTGGCTCCAGACTAGAATCTGCTTTGTTTGGCAGAGCAGATGGACAGACTTATCAGGCAGCTCAACAAGCCCTGAACAGCCATCTCAGAAAAATGGATCCAAACGAGGAGGAACAAGAAATGGTGGAGTCTGAAGAGCACGACGAggtggaggaagatgatgaggaggacgaggaagaggacgaggaggagaatgagcttcatctgcagatgaagaaGCCCAGactcctgcaggctgcaggcttCCCCTTCCCTCCTTATTCCACATCTCTGTCGCCTGCTGTAAAGCAAAGTGAATCTTCGCCTTCAGCAGTGAAACAGGAGCACGAGGAGAAGGAGCTGCTGTCTCCTGCAGGCCAACAAGGCTTCACGTCACCCAACGGCTTGACTGACTGGGGCTATGATGAGCCATTCAAACAA AGAGGAGGTGCCACCTGGGCTGAGGAGAATGACGGAGGCAAAATTAGAGGAGAACCTTCCAGGGACTTTGCCAAG CTTTATGAACTGGATAATGACCCACAGCGGAAGGAGTTTCTTGATGATCTCTTCGTCTTTATGCAGAAACGAG gaaCTCCTGTGAACCGGATTCCCATCATGGCGAAGCAGGTGCTCGACCTGTACAGGCTTTATAAGCTTGTGACAGAAAAGGGAGGCTTGGTGGAGGTCATTAACAAGAAGATCTGGAGGGAGATCACCAAAGGTCTCAACCTCCCCACATCCATCACCAGCGCAGCCTTCACCCTCCGCACCCA GTATATGAAGTATCTGTACCCATTTGAGTGTGAGAAGAAGGGCCTGAGCTCTCCCGGTCAGCTGCAGGCCGCCATCAACAGCAATCGCAGAGAAGGTCGCCGTCCCAGCTACACCAACAGCCTGTACCGCTACTCCCCCTCCCCGAGCTCTGCTCCACACGGCCCCCTCTCTTCATCCACCATGCAGACCACCCCGACCCAACACAACGGTCTGAATACCTCTGCCAGCCCAAATCTAAAGAGAAAGACAG ATGAGATGTCAAGCCCTGTGTTACCCAGCCGGCTGCCCATGGCTCTGGCACtgggccagcagcagcagcagcagctggcacaAGCTGCCACCTTAGAGCATctgagagagaggctggagcgaggagcaggaggagccgCAGCCGACGGTCCAGAGAAGAAAATGATGCAGCTGGCGGAGGAGCAGCAACGCGTCATGCAGCAGGCCCTCCAGCAAAACCTCCTGGCCATTGCCTCTCACCTCAACCCCATGAACCTCAAACTTAACAGTGGACATG aaagcaaacaagatTTGTCTCTGAGTATCTCCACCAATGGAGCAGCCAGTATCAGTGTATCTGTGGAGGTCAATGGTACCATTTACTCAG GAATGCTGTTTGCTCAGAAGTCAGCTGCTCCTGTCGCGTCACAGGCTGCGACACTGGCAGGAACAAGTGGCTTCAGTGCCCTCTCCGCCTCACACAGTCCCTCCTCGTCATCGTCCACCTCATCAAAGGGACCAAATTAA